The region TGAAGAGAGCACACGATCTGTTGATTCCTGCATAGATTCTTGATCTTCCTCTTTTGGGACGTGGTGacttggttctgtttttttttttgtttttttttttttccggttgCTGTAGataaattctccttttctctgtcagAGGTCACAGAAACAGATGAGCATGTAGGTTGACATGCAAGTATGTGGGCATGCAGACATGTCCATTCATTCAGGCAACTCTTGACCTGCATATGGGTCACTAAGTGGTGGTCTTCCAGGGCCTAATCCTTTTGGAGGCTGCTGTTAACTCTGTGCTGCAAAGGCTAGCTACTGGCTGAACTTGAAATTTGCTATTTTCCATCATTTGAGGATAATTGTCTCTCACCTCCTCCCCCCATGAGGGTGGACAAGAtgatataacttaaaaaaaaaaaaaagaaaaatctgaaaatgaacaGAAGTCCTGTTGGAGATAGAAGCATTAGAATGACAGGTGTGCACACCGAACAACATTCTCAGTGCCGGGCTTTCCCTGATTTTGTGTCACTTGAAATGGAAAGCGCGACCAGTGTCCCTGGCTACCCTGCTTCCTTAGCAGGGACACCGTTTCCGCTCATCCTGAAAATACCGCTGGGTGTTCATGTGGACATGTGGACGTGGTCTGAAGATACAGGTATCGTCCCACCTGATCTTCCATAGAGTCTAGGTCGATTTCCTGAAAAAAAGGCAGAACTGGGTGGCTGGCCTGCCTAGTAAGCTTCCTGGATACCCAGCaaggaaaacatgttttaaagtaagagctatcagaaagggagacagaacaggagactcctaaccctgggaaaggaacaaggaaggggaggagggttggggtgactggtgtggggcactgaggggggcacgtgatgggatgagcactgggtgttattccatatgtcggcaaattgaacaccaataaaaaattttaaaaaaatataaaagggaaaaaaagtaagagCCAGCAACAGGTACAAGTGTCTAAAGCCTTCGTGGGTCCTTAACCGGGTGCCCCCGCCCTTGAGCCCAGGCCCCTCCGCCGGCGCCCCGCCCTGCCGGGCCTCATCCCTCCCCGTCCCTGTCGCCCCGCCCGGCCTCATCCCTCCCCGTCCCTGTCGCCCCGCCGGGCCTCATCCCTCCCCGTCCCTGTCGCCCCGCCCGGGCCTCATCCCTCCCCGTCCCTGTCGCCCCGCCGGGCCTCATCCCTCCCCGTCCCTGTCGCCCCGCCCGGCCTCATCCCTCCCCGTCCCTGTCGCCCCGCCCGGCCTCATCCCTCCCCGGTCCCTGTCGCCCCGCCGGGCCTCATCCCTCCCCGTCCCTGTCGCCCCGCCCGGCCTCATCCCTCCCCGTCCCTGTCGCCCCGCCCGGCCTCATCCCTCCCCGTCCCTGTCGCCCCCGCAGGGCCTCATCCCTCCCCGTCCCTGTCGCCCCGCCGGGCCTCATCCCTCCCCGTCCCTGTCGCCCCGCCGGGCCTCATCCCTCCCCGTCCCTGTCGCCCCCGCCCGGGCCTCATCCCTCCCCGTCCCTGTCGCCCCGCCGGGCCTCATCCTCCCCGTCCCTgtcgccccgccccgggcctcaTCCCTCCCCGTCCCCGTCGCCCCGCCGGGCCTCATCCCTCCCCGTCCCTGTCGCCCCGCCGGGCCTCATCCCTCCCCGTCCCTGTCGCCCCGCCGGGCCTCATCCCTCCCGGTCCCTGTCGCCCCGCCGGGCCTCATCCCTCCCCGTCCCTGTCGCCCCGCCCGGGCCTCATCCCTCCCCGTCCCTGTCGCCCCGCCCGGCCTCATCCCTCCCCGTCCCTGTCGCCCCGCCCGGGCCTCATCCCTCCCCGTCCCCGTCGCCCCGCCGGGCCTCATCCCTCCCCGTCCCTCTCGCCCCGCCGGGCCTCATCCCTCCCCGTCCCTGTCGCCCCGCCGGGCCTCATCCCTCCCCGTCCCTGTCGCCCCGCCCGGCCTCATCCCTCCCGTCCCTGTCGCCCCGCCAGGCCTCATCCCTCCCCGTCCCTCTCGCCCCGCCCGGCCTCATCCCTCCCCGTCCCTCTCGCCCCGCCAGGCCTCATCCCTCCCCGTCCCTCTCGCCCCGCCCGGCCTCATCCCTCCCCGTCCCTGTCGTCCCGCCCGGCCTCATCCCTCCCCGTCCCTGTCGCCCCGCCGGGCCTCATCCCTCCCCGTCCCTGTCGCCCCGCCGGGCCTCATCCCTCCCCGTCCCTGTCGCCCCGCCCGGCCTCATCCCTCCCCGTCCCTCTCGCCCCGCCCGGCCTCATCCCTCCCGGCCTCATCCCTCCCCGTCCCCGTCGCCCCGCCCGGCCTCATCCCTCCCGTCCCTGTCGCCCCGCAGGGCTGATCGTGGTGACCCTGGCCGTCTGCTGGCTGCCCAACCAGGTGCGCAGGATCATGGCCGCGGCGCAGCCCAAGCACGACTGGACGAGGCCCTACTTCCGCGCCTACATGCTGCTCCTCCCGGTCTCCGACACCTTCTTCTACCTGAGCTCCGTCGTCAACCCGCTGCTGTACAACGTGTCCTCGCAGCAGTTCCGCACGGCCTTCAGCCAGGTGCTGCGCTGCCGCCTGGTGCTGCCGCCCGCCCGGCACCGCGCGCACCTGCGCGGCCCCGAACCCGCGCCCTCGGGGCGCCGCCCCCTCCTCGtgccgcgcccccgcccgggtCCCCGGTGGGGACCCCCCAGGTGCGCTTGGCTACTTTCCAGAGCGAGCCCGAGCCCAAGCCCCACAACGGTTTGCAGGAGCAAGAGGTGTGAATGTCCAGGATGCGACAGGCCTGGAGGCCTAcgtggcacccccacccccacccaagcgACGTTAGCCTGCCACGGGGGTGACAACAcactgtgcctgggaggggcaggggtcttGGAAGCAACTggatgcccccctcagtgccttcTAAGGGCTGATGACCTGGACTCTGGGGACAGACTTGGGGGTCCAGGCTCTTGCTCACCCCTTCCTTTAAGTACACACTGAAAATTCAGACCGAATTTATTCAGGGCTTACAAAAATGTTTCACACGGAGCTCTTTCACTGGCAAAGGAACGGAAGATGGTGATCctactcccctcccaccccagaatCAAAGGACAcccaggagaagcaggggagcGAGGGCCCCAAGCACGATGCAGGAGGCGCGGGGGTCTCCTTCACCTTCAGCAGTGAGCCCAGAGGAGGGCTAACTGGAGGAGCAGGATGGTGGTGGGGAGCCCCGGCCGAAGAGCCAAGGCCGAACTGCTCCGTTTCTTGGGCCGGGGCCCGTTGCAAAGAGGGGTGTTGCAGCAGCTGATGCACACTGAGTTCAGTTTCCCAGGGGAGCAGAAGGATTGGTACCCGGCAGAGGCGATGAGGCAGGCTGCTGATGATGCACACGACTTGCGGTACATGATCCCTGCAACACAAACCCAAGGACCTGGGTTAGCTGCTGTTTCTTAAATGACAGCTCATCTTTACTCCTCCCACAGCCCAGGAAGTCGCTTTGGGTGGTTTCATTGAgcgctcacccccccccccccaaactatGTAAGTAAGAGGACTTCTTCATCCTACAGCTCCCTTCCTTGTTGTTGTTCCAAAAAGCTATTTCAGCATCAGCAAAGAGCTATTAAAATCAAAGTGCACTTAAAATTCACACAGaactttttatttacctttttttttttctttaaattgctgTGGCTGTCTCATGCCAGGGAGAGCGATACTATACTTTATGATGGCTCTCACCTATGTGTTTATTAAACCCTAAAGTGATCTGAAGAACTAATACATAGAAGAACATGATCCCTATTGAAGGAGCCCTGATTTTTCTGAGGTTTCAAGGTCCACCACATTTTAGGGAGGGGGTGGCCCAGTGTACCCAGGAGAGCCTTTTTCCAGGAAACAAGCTTTGCCCTCAGAATATATGGCCATCTGCCTATTTAGCATCATAGCCACCCTTTAATAACCTAGGAGCTCATATGACATGTCCGAATTACAGCACTGTCATCGAATAATCAGCTCTTAAAGCTGGAACCTTCCTTAAATAATAGCTAACTTCATTTTCATGCTttcctgtatgccaggcactttaCAGAGGGCTATAGAATACAAGTTCATTTACCACCTGCAGTGACCCTACAGGGGAGGTCCCCATTTCAGAGATGGGGCACATTAAGGTCAAGAGAAGTTGAGGAATTTGCCTGAGGGCACACTACTGGCCTAGagaagagctgggatttgaacgtAGCATTCTGCCTCAATTCTGTCAAGACCTTATGACTGTATATGTGCCAAAGCAGCCAGTCATAAACTACAAAAACGTGGGGTTTTTTGAGAAGGGGGAGATAAATAATACATCTACAATAGCCAGACCTGGAAGTAAATGGCTTTAGCTTGTGTGCTGCCCTGCACAGCTGAGAGCTCAAATGTATTCCACTAGTAGCCAGGGCTCCTTACTTTCTGACTCCCTGCAGAGATGTTTTTTGCAGGCATTGCTTTGGCTCGCACCCCCTCCTCATCAATTGTGGCTTTTAGTTATGGAGAAATAGTACAGAATTGAGCAACCTAAAACTTCCAAGTGGAAGgtaaagaaatactttaaaacataccattttaagtcatttttgtGCTATAGCTGCTCTGGTAAGATGTATCGGGAAAGATAAAGTCCTTGGACAAagaatgtgtgcatatgtgtgtgagAGGCactgatttgtttaaaaaaaaaaacctgctgctGGGCATTGCCCATTAATAGTTTCCTGTATTCTCTACATTTTCTATCCATTGCCATTTAAGGAAATTTTACTGCCATTGGCTAGTTCAACTtcaataaacttaatttttcactgtaaaaattcacttaataaagtattttttattttaagaaaaactcaATGAGAGAAGATAAAAATGTCTCCTAACTAGCTCCACCTCAGAGGTTAGCACTCTTCAGTGTCTGGATGGCCTCCTTCCAGGCCTGTTTCTATACATTTACATATGTCTCCATGGAAAAAtgaagtatgtgtgtgtacacagctTTGTTAATGGTATCACGTCCTATATGCGGTTTTACAGTTTGCATTTTTACTTAGTGACCAGGCTAAGTGTGTATTTTTAAGCCTAACTCTGTAGGGCtaagggatgatgatgatgagataGATTAGATAAATAATACACAAAAGGAGCCCTGATTTTTGTGACTGCCGCCCACAAGACATTGGTGGCAGCACCTATTCTGGTGGCCAGTGGAACTTATGCTTGTGTTCCCACAGGACTATATATATGTCCATCCTTTAAAGTTGGTGCCCCCAGGTCTAACTTCCAGTTAGCCTGGATCAAAGCACTGAGAGCCTCCCCTTGGGGACACTGACCTGTCTTGGCACATCCTCAACTTCCAGaaactattaaaatgaaaataggctgcttgagaaacacaaagaggaaTGAtgtaaagaaaacagaggagaaagacTGAGATAAAGCTTCAGAAATAACCTTACAGAAACATGTAATTTACCGCACAGAGTTAAAAGTAATGGTCCtaaagatgctcaccaaacttggagaagaatggataaacatggtgggaacttcaacaaagagacagaaaatataagtaTCAGGTAAAAGTCACAGAGCTAAAGAATACAGtaactaaacagaaaataataccAGAGGAGCTCAACAGCAGGGCAGAGAAACTTACTCCatcagagcagcaaaaagaaaagtatagGTAGATGAAGGGACTTGAGAGACCATATCAGGTAGCTaacagtctcttttttttaagagacactGGAGGACAAGACGAGGACAAAAATATAGGCTGAACATTTTCTgaacctggggaaggaaagaaccaTCCAGGAAGCCCATAGAGTTCCAAATAAAGTGACCCCAAAGAGACaaacaccaagacacattataattaaaatgtcagtgttaaATGCAGGAAGAGACTCAAaaccagcaagagaaaaacaacttgttacGTACAAGGAAACCCCCATTACGCTATCAGCAGACTCttcagaaactttgcaggcctgAAGAGGCATGATACAGTCCAAGTgctaaaaagggggaaaaatttcCAACCAAGAACACATGGCAAAATTATCCCTTAGAAATGAGGGAGAGTTTCCTAGGCAAGCAAAAGCCAAATGAGTTAATCATCACAAAacttgccttacaagaaatgttaaagggtcttctttttttttttatttttttatttatttttatttttttttttattatttttttttaagggtcttCTTTAGGCTGAAAAGAAAGGGTGTGAAATAGTGgcaaaacagggatgcctgggtagctcagtggttgagcgtctacccttaactcagagtgtgatcctgggatcaagtctcgcattgggctccctgcaaggaacctgcttctccctcttcctatgtctctgtctctctcatgaataaataaaatttttttaaaaaaatagtggcaaaacaaaaaaagctataTATCTCACTGATAAAGACAACAATATAGCAAAGGTAGTGGATTAATTATAATGCTAGTGTGAAGGTTAAGGGTTACACAAGAGGTAAAATGTaacatgtaaaacataaaatggagGGGTGGGGAGTACAAATGTAGAGCTTATGAATGCCTTCAAGCTTATCAACTTACAAAAGACTGCTGTAGATAGAAGTTGTTATATGTGAGCCTTAAGATAACATAGCAAAAACCATAAGTAGATACacaagagaaaggaatctaagcataCACTAACCAAAGTCATCATATGACAAAGGAAGAGAGCcaaagaaggaacagagaaactactaaacagccagaaaacaacaaaatagcaGTAAGTATATATctctaaataatttaaatataaatgcaaaattctccaatcaaaagatgtTGTTGTTGAATCCAGCCACTCTACAAAACAAGACCCATCCATCTATACACTGCCTATAAGAAACTAATTACAGATATTCCCTGTAAGTGGAAACCAGAAGAAAGCTGAGAGAGCTATACTTggacaaaataggctttaaaacaaagactgtagggCATTacataaaggggtctatccagcaagaggagaaaacatttgtaaatatttatgcaccagcACAGAAGCACCTAAATAAAACAGCAGTACAATACTACTCAGGGACTTTAGTATCACATTTACATTAATAGAGCATAcacacagaaaatcaacaaggggggattccctgggtggctcagtggtttggcgcctgctttcggcccagggcatggtcctggagtcccaggattgagtcctgcatcaggctccctgtgtggaacctgcttctccctctgcctgtgtctctgcctctctctctctctctctctctttctgtgtctccaatgaataaataaaatcataaaaagaaagtcaacaaGGAAACCTAGTCTTAATACTGAAagagatggaatgttctgtatatgttaAGTCCATCAAACATCAACAGGGCAGATGGAGAAGATGGTAcaggaggatcctgagctcactTCATTCCACAGCCATTCCAAGGCAATAACTATATCTATGCAACTAACTGAAAATTACTTGAAAACTGGCAGACCAGATATTCCACAACTCCTCAAAGAGAAAAGGCTACAGAGgtaagggtgagagagagagagagagagagagagaggcagttgAGAAGCAAACCCCGTGGAGCACATACTCACAAGTGGAAGAGAAATCACAAGCACAGAGGAACGAGGGGATTAGACCCCACACTGGGTAACCCAAGCCCTAAGGACTTGCACTAAGAAgatgtctggctttgaaaatcaacAAGGATAAATTCTGGGAGAGCCAGAAGGCAGCAGCAAAGAAAATCCTCACTCTTAAAGAGACAGCATGCTAAATAAATTGGCCTGAGACCCAGCATAGAAATAGTAATTTGCAAAGCACCTGGGGTATACataaaggagatttatttactaatcttaAAAGttgtgctggaggggcagggatctttaAGAGAGTTCTCTAGGAACAAATACTGGTGGCCACCATTTTTCTTGTTCTCCCCCAACCTAAACAGCCATCACTTGCTGGAGCCAGTTATAACATTCTCCATCTAATTTGCTAGTATCAAAATGACTCCTGCTCTGAAAAGGGGAAGAGATAAGCCTACATAGTGTGTCTGGAGTTCTTGCATCCAGGAGTCTTAGCTAGATGCATAGGAAGCAAGCCCTGGCATTTGGTATAGGCAAGACAGAGGCTGATTGAAGACAACTAGGCTGACTGCTGGCCCCCCTCTGCCAGGAAGCTCACAGTGGCTGTAGCTGGGTTTCTCAACAGCACATGAGGCAAACCTTGCCCCAGTGAGCAACACAGCAGCTCAAGTGGCTTACTGTAGCCAGCTGGACTGAGACCAGCTCCATCCCCACCATACCCATAGAAAATGTGACTCAGCCACAACAGGAATGCCTGCTGTTGTACAAGGTAGGATTACACTTGGCCTGGACCTCTTCTACACAAGACTACTGCTTTCAAGACCAAGGGATGCAGTTGACCTACctaatagaaacaaacacagagagctAGAGAAGAGTCTGAAGAATATGttgtaaatgaaagaataagacaaaatcaaaataaaaaagtgaaaccGAGATAATATGCTTGAGAGAATGGATAAACTCAGCAAGAACTTCAAGAAGTGGAAGATATAAAAAGAGTCAGAGCCAAAGAATACAAcacctgaaatgaaaaatacactagagagaATCAACCGCAGTTCGGAGGATGCAAAGAATGTATCAGTGACCTGGAGACAGGGTAATGCAAATCACCAAGCTAAATagcaagaagagaaaaggaatggaaaatgaGAATAGGTTAAGGAAACTCTGCAACATTATGAAGTATAATAAAAGTTGAGTTGTAGGGATTCCAggtgaagaagagaaaagggggcagaaaacatatttgaagaaataatagctgaaaacttgcctgatctggggaagaaaacaaacatccagatctaggaggcacagagggCCCTAAGATGACGAACCAAAGGCACACCAAGATACGTaggaattaaaatggcaaaaagtggtgacaaaaagagaatcttaaaagcagcaaaagaaaagttATATGCAAAGGAAACCCCACAaagctatcagctgatttttcagcagaaacattgCCAGACATAAGGGAATTTCatgatgtattcaaagtgctgaaaggaaaaaacaaacaaacttagaACAAAGAATATtcagcaaagctatcattcagagtagaaagagaaagtttcccaaacagaaatcaaaagttTGGTTTTGACCACTAAACTGGCctagcaaaaaaatttaaaaaggaaatcttttaaatgtatacaaaaggccataactagaagaaaattatgaaaggaaaaaattaattaagtaaaagcaaacatacatTAGAGGTACTAGATTAATAACTTATAAAGCCAGTATGGAGATtaaaccaaaaaagtaaaatcagttatatatacaaaaattagtcAAAGGACAcacaagatttaaaaatgtaaaatataacatcATATGTGTAAAATGCCAAAGGGGAATAGAAATGTAGTGCTTTTACAATGTGTTTGAACTGAGTGAACATCAACAGTATAAACTGCTGTGTATgtaggatgttatatatgaacccaATGGTAACTACAAACCAAAAACCTGTAAAAGATATACTTGGCTTTATTTTCGTGTAACACTAAAGAAAACCATTAAACCATAAGAGAAGAGAACagcaaagaagaaacagaatataactacaaaagcaagcagaaaacaattaaaatggcaataaatacatacttataaataattactttaaatgtaaatggactaaatgctatGATCGAAAGAAGGGTGaccaaatagatttaaaaaaaacaagatccatccaTATACTGCTTACAGGAGACTAGCTTTAGACCTCAAGACACATACAAACTgagagtgaagggatgg is a window of Vulpes lagopus strain Blue_001 chromosome 24, ASM1834538v1, whole genome shotgun sequence DNA encoding:
- the LYPD1 gene encoding ly6/PLAUR domain-containing protein 1, producing the protein MWVLGFAATFCGLFLLQGSALQIQCYQCEEFQLNNDCSSPEFIVNCTVNVQDMCQKEVMEQSAGIMYRKSCASSAACLIASAGYQSFCSPGKLNSVCISCCNTPLCNGPRPKKRSSSALALRPGLPTTILLLQLALLWAHC